From the Quercus lobata isolate SW786 chromosome 6, ValleyOak3.0 Primary Assembly, whole genome shotgun sequence genome, one window contains:
- the LOC115994207 gene encoding transcriptional regulator SUPERMAN-like, giving the protein MERNNLSNSLKDQIIGAKAIKYCNNNNNNNDYNKNMPKDSLNSDIQSYGDDYVNGFSWPPKSYICSFCKREFRSAQALGGHMNVHRRDRARLRQSSPPRDGQYPMLNLNYKSNPNPKFSSSSLSSTSTRLTPFASSLPSLISPSLSPFTTPSSASAAGEVKKWGLVGNLFDSLSHKSMDLTNMKNEKSLDRFKQEDKCKILKKSEIVRLDLEIGVLGDSKEDLDLELRLGYSN; this is encoded by the coding sequence ATGGAAAGGAACAACTTGAGCAACAGCTTAAAAGACCAAATTATTGGCGCTAAAGCCATTAAATactgcaacaacaacaacaacaacaacgactACAACAAAAACATGCCTAAAGATTCACTGAACAGTGATATCCAAAGCTATGGAGATGATTATGTTAATGGGTTTTCATGGCCTCCAAAATCTTACATATGTAGCTTCTGCAAGAGGGAATTCAGATCTGCTCAAGCTCTTGGTGGCCACATGAATGTTCATAGAAGAGACAGAGCTAGGCTGAGACAGTCGTCACCCCCAAGAGACGGTCAGTACCCTATGCTCAACCTTAACTATAAatctaaccctaaccctaagttctcatcatcatcattatcatctaCTTCAACTAGGCTCACCCCATTTGCTTCCTCTTTACCATCTTTgatttctccctctctttctccattCACTACACCATCTTCAGCTTCTGCAGCTGGTGAAGTGAAAAAATGGGGTTTAGTTGGTAACCTCTTTGATTCTTTGAGTCACAAAAGCATGGATTTGACTAATATGAAGAATGAAAAATCATTGGATCGTTTCAAGCAAGAAGACAAGTGCAAGATTTTGAAGAAGTCTGAGATTGTCAGGTTAGACTTGGAAATTGGTGTCCTTGGTGACTCAAAGGAGGATTTAGATTTGGAACTTCGATTGGGTTACTCTAATTAG